The following are encoded together in the Thiobacillus sp. SCUT-2 genome:
- the hflK gene encoding FtsH protease activity modulator HflK, producing MAWNDPQWGSNGNRNKNSGPPDLDELWRRLNQRLNSMFGGKGGGGGSGFPSGGAGGGSLLGMVIGALVLIWIASGFYIVDTGQRGVVLRFGKYVETTEPGPRWHLPWPIESREVVNIDQVRTVEIGYRNNVRSKVLKESLMLTDDENIIDLQFAVQYIIKDPEEFLFVNRAPEDTVLQVAETAMREIVGKNKMDFVLYEGRADIAAQAKALMQQILDRYKTGISISQVTLQNIQPPEQVQAAFDDAVKAGQDRERLKNEAEAYANDVVPRARGLASRLKEEAEGYKMAVIANAEGEASRFAQISAEYKKAPQVTRERMYLDTMQTVMNNTSKVVVDQKGGNSLLYLPLDKLQQIVSQPYAGAPEVLAQPAPAPAAAPQAPADLRSRDALRSRDREDRP from the coding sequence ATGGCCTGGAACGACCCCCAATGGGGCAGCAACGGTAATCGCAACAAGAACAGCGGGCCGCCCGATCTCGACGAGCTCTGGCGTCGCCTCAACCAGCGCCTCAACAGCATGTTCGGCGGCAAGGGCGGAGGCGGCGGAAGCGGCTTCCCGTCCGGCGGCGCAGGGGGCGGCAGCCTCCTCGGCATGGTGATCGGGGCCCTCGTGCTGATCTGGATCGCCAGCGGCTTCTACATCGTCGACACCGGCCAGCGCGGCGTGGTGTTGCGCTTCGGCAAGTACGTCGAGACCACCGAGCCCGGTCCGCGCTGGCATCTGCCGTGGCCGATCGAGTCGCGCGAGGTGGTCAACATCGACCAGGTCCGCACGGTCGAGATCGGCTACCGCAACAACGTCCGGAGCAAGGTGCTGAAGGAGTCGCTGATGCTCACCGACGACGAGAACATCATCGATCTCCAGTTCGCGGTCCAGTACATCATCAAGGATCCCGAGGAATTCCTGTTCGTCAACCGCGCGCCCGAGGACACGGTGCTGCAGGTGGCGGAAACGGCAATGCGCGAAATCGTCGGCAAGAACAAGATGGATTTCGTGCTGTACGAGGGCCGTGCCGACATCGCGGCGCAGGCGAAGGCGCTGATGCAGCAGATTCTCGACCGCTACAAGACCGGCATCAGCATCAGCCAGGTGACCTTGCAGAACATCCAGCCGCCCGAGCAGGTGCAGGCCGCGTTCGACGATGCGGTCAAGGCGGGGCAGGATCGCGAGCGGCTGAAGAACGAGGCGGAAGCGTATGCCAACGACGTGGTGCCTCGCGCGCGCGGCCTGGCGTCGCGCCTGAAGGAAGAGGCCGAGGGCTACAAGATGGCCGTGATCGCGAACGCCGAGGGCGAGGCCAGCCGCTTCGCGCAGATCTCGGCCGAGTACAAGAAGGCGCCGCAGGTGACCCGCGAGCGCATGTATCTCGATACCATGCAGACCGTGATGAACAACACCAGCAAGGTCGTGGTCGACCAGAAGGGGGGCAACAGCCTCCTGTATCTGCCGCTCGACAAGTTGCAGCAGATCGTCAGCCAGCCCTACGCCGGCGCGCCTGAAGTGCTGGCCCAGCCGGCGCCGGCGCCGGCGGCTGCGCCGCAGGCACCGGCGGACCTGCGTTCGCGCGATGCCTTGCGGAGCCGTGACCGGGAGGACCGGCCATGA
- the hflC gene encoding protease modulator HflC has product MRRNIGSLLVALAVILVLLSGSVFTVDQRQNALVFQLGEVVSVKTKPGLYFKLPLVQNVRYFDTRILTLDAAEPERFITSEKKNVLVDSYIKWRVIDPRQFYVSVGGNETRAQIRLSQTVNDGLRAEFGKRTINDVVSGHRDEIMNVIRTKADQDARKIGVQVVDVRIKRVDLPESVSENVYRRMEAERKQVANELRSTGAAEAEKIKADADKQKEVIVAKAYGDAQHVKGEGDAKAAAIYAAAYGRDPEFYAFYRSMQAYRESFKSKSDVMVLDPSADFFKYMKNPRAAGGK; this is encoded by the coding sequence ATGAGGAGGAATATCGGTTCCCTGCTGGTCGCGCTGGCGGTGATTCTCGTGCTGCTTTCCGGCAGCGTCTTCACCGTCGACCAGCGGCAGAACGCGCTGGTGTTCCAGCTGGGCGAGGTGGTCTCGGTGAAAACCAAGCCCGGCCTGTACTTCAAGCTGCCGCTGGTGCAGAACGTGCGCTATTTCGACACGCGCATCCTGACGCTGGATGCGGCCGAGCCGGAGCGCTTCATCACGTCGGAAAAGAAGAACGTGCTCGTCGATTCCTACATCAAGTGGCGCGTGATCGACCCCCGGCAGTTCTATGTCTCGGTCGGCGGCAACGAAACGCGGGCGCAGATTCGCCTCAGCCAGACCGTGAACGACGGGCTGCGCGCCGAGTTCGGCAAGCGCACGATCAACGACGTCGTGTCGGGGCATCGGGACGAGATCATGAATGTCATCCGGACCAAGGCCGACCAGGATGCACGGAAGATCGGCGTGCAGGTGGTCGACGTGCGGATCAAGCGGGTCGATCTGCCGGAAAGCGTGTCCGAGAACGTGTATCGGCGGATGGAGGCCGAGCGCAAGCAGGTCGCCAACGAACTGCGTTCGACCGGCGCCGCCGAGGCGGAAAAGATCAAGGCGGACGCCGACAAGCAGAAGGAAGTGATCGTCGCCAAGGCTTATGGCGATGCCCAGCACGTCAAGGGTGAGGGCGATGCCAAGGCGGCCGCGATCTATGCCGCGGCGTACGGCCGGGATCCCGAGTTCTACGCGTTCTACCGCTCGATGCAGGCCTACCGCGAGAGCTTCAAGAGCAAGAGCGACGTGATGGTGCTCGATCCCAGCGCGGATTTCTTCAAGTACATGAAGAACCCGCGTGCCGCCGGCGGCAAATGA
- a CDS encoding DUF2065 domain-containing protein has protein sequence MTGVDWLAAFGLLLVIEGILPLAAPAAWREAFRHVLELRDGQLRFIGATSMLGGLFVLMMLK, from the coding sequence ATGACGGGGGTCGACTGGCTGGCCGCTTTCGGCCTGCTGCTGGTGATCGAGGGCATCCTGCCGCTGGCGGCGCCGGCCGCGTGGCGGGAGGCCTTTCGCCACGTGCTCGAACTGCGGGACGGTCAGTTGCGGTTTATCGGAGCCACCTCGATGCTGGGTGGCCTTTTTGTGTTGATGATGCTGAAGTGA
- a CDS encoding ATP phosphoribosyltransferase regulatory subunit — translation MTAWLLPENVEDVLPPQAWRMEDMRRALLDLFRSRGYQLVIPPLMEYVESLLTGVGADLDLKTFKLVDQMTGRLMGVRADITPQVARIDAHLLAANAVNRLCYAGSVLHTQSDGFHRSREPIQIGAELYGEAGADADLEILTLMLHGLAACGVEALQLDVGHVGVYRALAQEAGLSGEIEHQLFGALQAKDGSAVAVLTAGLPAVLREAFAALPQLYGDRGVLAEARARLPQLEAIAAALDTLETLDRGLSGVEAAYDLAELRGYGYHSGVVFAAYTSGRSHAIAQGGRYDEVGRVFGRARPATGFSLDLRELAIAGADKQ, via the coding sequence ATGACTGCCTGGCTCTTGCCCGAAAACGTCGAGGACGTGCTGCCGCCGCAAGCCTGGCGCATGGAGGACATGCGCCGCGCACTGCTCGACCTGTTCCGCAGCCGTGGCTACCAGCTGGTGATCCCGCCGCTGATGGAATACGTCGAGTCGCTGCTGACCGGCGTCGGCGCCGATCTCGACCTCAAGACGTTCAAGCTGGTCGACCAGATGACCGGGCGGCTGATGGGCGTGCGCGCCGACATCACGCCGCAGGTGGCGCGCATCGACGCGCACCTGCTGGCGGCGAATGCGGTCAATCGCCTGTGCTACGCGGGCAGCGTCCTGCACACCCAGTCGGACGGCTTTCACCGCTCGCGCGAGCCGATCCAGATCGGCGCGGAGCTGTACGGCGAAGCCGGCGCCGACGCCGATCTCGAGATCCTCACGCTGATGCTGCACGGGCTGGCCGCCTGCGGGGTCGAGGCGCTTCAGCTCGACGTCGGGCACGTCGGCGTCTATCGCGCGCTGGCCCAGGAAGCGGGCCTTTCGGGGGAGATCGAACATCAGCTGTTCGGGGCCCTGCAGGCGAAGGACGGCAGCGCCGTGGCCGTGCTGACGGCCGGCCTTCCGGCGGTGCTGCGCGAAGCCTTCGCCGCGCTGCCGCAGCTGTATGGCGACCGCGGCGTGCTCGCCGAGGCGCGTGCCCGCCTGCCGCAGCTCGAGGCGATCGCCGCCGCCCTCGATACGCTGGAGACGCTCGATCGCGGGCTTTCCGGCGTCGAGGCCGCCTACGATCTTGCCGAGTTGCGCGGCTACGGCTACCACAGCGGCGTGGTGTTCGCCGCCTATACCTCGGGGCGCAGCCATGCCATCGCTCAGGGCGGGCGCTACGACGAGGTGGGGCGGGTGTTCGGCCGGGCACGCCCGGCGACCGGTTTCAGTCTGGATTTGCGCGAACTGGCGATCGCCGGCGCGGACAAGCAATAA
- a CDS encoding adenylosuccinate synthase has protein sequence MAAKNVVVIGTQWGDEGKGKIVDWLTDRAQGVVRFQGGHNAGHTLVVGGKKTVLHLIPSGILRDNVTCYVGNGVVLSPTALIEEMDMLQAAGVDVAGRLKLSEACPLIMPHHVALDHAREIAKGAGKIGTTGRGIGPAYEDKVARRALRLQDLFHRERFAAKLGEVLDHHNFMLKNYFKADTVDFNQTLDQMMALAERLKPMVADVPRSLYEANKAGENLLFEGAQGTLLDIDHGTYPFVTSSNCTAGGAATGAGVGPNTLHYVLGITKAYTTRVGSGPFPTELFDDVGQYLGEKGHEFGATTGRARRCGWFDAAALKRSIQINGVTGLCVTKLDVLDGLETVRVCVGYKIDGEHCDILPVGAESITNVEPIYEDLPGWSESTVGVQAFDKLPQKAQTYLKRMEALCEVPVDVVSTGPDRVETIVRRHPYEA, from the coding sequence ATGGCAGCAAAGAACGTCGTCGTCATCGGAACCCAGTGGGGCGATGAGGGCAAGGGCAAGATCGTCGACTGGCTGACCGACCGCGCGCAGGGCGTGGTCCGTTTCCAGGGCGGCCACAACGCGGGCCACACCCTGGTCGTCGGCGGCAAGAAGACCGTGCTGCACCTGATTCCCTCCGGCATCCTGCGCGACAACGTCACCTGCTACGTCGGCAACGGCGTCGTGCTGTCGCCGACCGCGCTGATCGAGGAGATGGACATGCTGCAGGCTGCCGGCGTCGACGTCGCCGGCCGGCTCAAGCTCAGCGAGGCCTGCCCGCTCATCATGCCGCACCACGTCGCGCTCGACCATGCGCGCGAAATCGCCAAGGGTGCCGGGAAGATCGGCACGACCGGACGCGGCATCGGCCCGGCCTACGAGGACAAGGTCGCGCGCCGTGCGCTGCGTCTGCAGGACCTGTTCCACCGCGAGCGCTTCGCCGCCAAGCTGGGCGAGGTGCTCGACCACCACAATTTCATGCTGAAGAACTACTTCAAGGCCGACACCGTCGACTTCAATCAGACGCTCGACCAGATGATGGCGCTGGCCGAGCGCCTCAAGCCGATGGTGGCGGATGTGCCCCGCAGCCTCTACGAGGCCAACAAGGCGGGCGAGAACCTGCTGTTCGAGGGCGCGCAGGGCACGCTGCTCGACATCGACCACGGCACCTACCCGTTCGTGACCTCCTCCAACTGCACCGCAGGCGGTGCCGCGACCGGCGCTGGCGTGGGGCCCAACACGCTGCACTACGTGCTCGGCATCACCAAGGCCTACACGACACGTGTGGGCTCGGGTCCGTTCCCGACCGAGCTGTTCGATGACGTCGGCCAGTATCTCGGCGAGAAGGGTCACGAGTTCGGCGCCACCACCGGGCGCGCCCGCCGCTGCGGCTGGTTCGACGCCGCCGCGCTCAAGCGCTCGATCCAGATCAACGGCGTGACGGGCCTGTGCGTCACCAAGCTCGACGTGCTCGACGGCCTGGAAACGGTGCGCGTCTGCGTCGGCTACAAGATCGACGGTGAGCATTGCGACATCCTGCCGGTCGGCGCCGAGTCGATCACCAACGTCGAGCCGATCTACGAGGACCTGCCGGGCTGGAGCGAGTCGACCGTCGGCGTGCAGGCGTTCGACAAGCTGCCGCAGAAAGCGCAGACCTATCTCAAGCGCATGGAAGCCCTGTGCGAAGTGCCGGTCGATGTCGTGTCGACCGGCCCGGACCGGGTGGAGACGATCGTCCGTCGCCACCCCTACGAGGCGTAA
- the rnr gene encoding ribonuclease R — MSTKKSRNRAGKHKIPAIRLADPFYEREIERYESPLPSREYILQLLTEAGCPVDVDAFAAQLHITEDERDLFQRRLGAMQRDGQLMLNRKRQLCLPDKLDLIKGRVEGHPDGFGFVVPEEGGDDLFLSPKEMHRVLHGDKVLVRVAGFDKRGRREAKIVEVLEHVNKFVVGRYYLEGGVGFLIAENRRINQDILVPAENAAGAKSGQVVTVEIVTQPGAHNEAVGRVSEILGSFTGPGMEIEIALRKHDLPYVFPPEVEKQAEGLPNKVLKKDLAGREDIRHLPLVTIDGETARDFDDAVYCEPLGRSGYRLVVAIADVSHYVQPRDALDTEGYARGNSVYFPRRVIPMLPEALSNGLCSLNPEVDRLAMVCDMRITSAGSIKEYRFYPAVIHSHARLTYNQVWDWLSGAAKPDKKQAALMPHLEALDKLFRVLLKARAKRGAIDFGSTETQIIFDDNGKIKEIVPVVRNDAHRIIEECMLAANVCASDYLHENKQPSLFRVHEGPTPEKLTALRGFLAEFGLDLGGGDKPHAKDYAALLEKIKDRPDHGLLQTVMLRSLRQAIYSPDNKGHFGLAYEAYTHFTSPIRRYPDLLVHRGIKAVLAGEKLPAKGLAEIGTHCSMTERRADDATRDVDAWLKTYFMQDRIGDEYDGTVSAVTSFGIFVAIDDIFIEGLVHVSELGQDYFHYDQAKHMMLGERTGKKYRLGDRVRIKVMRADIETSKIDFSLIEWVDMTQEEPAAKQKSTQGKSAGEKAAKGKAGGRKK; from the coding sequence TTGTCAACGAAGAAATCCCGCAATCGTGCAGGCAAGCACAAAATCCCGGCAATCCGCCTCGCCGACCCGTTCTACGAACGGGAGATCGAACGCTACGAGTCGCCGCTGCCGAGCCGCGAGTACATCCTGCAGCTTCTGACCGAGGCGGGCTGCCCCGTCGATGTCGATGCCTTCGCTGCGCAGCTGCATATCACCGAGGACGAGCGCGACCTGTTCCAGCGCCGTCTCGGCGCGATGCAGCGCGACGGCCAGCTGATGCTCAACCGCAAGCGCCAGCTGTGCCTGCCGGACAAGCTCGACCTGATCAAGGGGCGCGTCGAGGGCCATCCCGACGGCTTCGGTTTCGTGGTGCCGGAAGAGGGCGGCGACGACCTCTTCCTGTCGCCCAAGGAAATGCACCGCGTGCTGCATGGCGACAAGGTGCTGGTGCGGGTGGCCGGCTTCGACAAGCGCGGCCGGCGCGAGGCCAAGATCGTCGAGGTGCTGGAGCACGTCAACAAGTTCGTCGTCGGCCGCTACTACCTGGAAGGCGGGGTCGGCTTTCTGATCGCGGAAAACCGCCGCATCAACCAGGACATCCTGGTGCCGGCCGAGAACGCGGCCGGCGCGAAATCCGGCCAGGTCGTCACGGTGGAGATCGTCACCCAGCCCGGCGCGCACAACGAGGCAGTGGGCCGCGTCAGCGAGATCCTCGGCAGCTTCACCGGCCCCGGCATGGAAATCGAGATCGCGCTGAGGAAGCACGACCTGCCCTACGTGTTCCCGCCGGAGGTCGAGAAGCAGGCCGAAGGCTTGCCGAACAAGGTGCTCAAGAAGGACCTGGCCGGGCGCGAGGACATCCGCCACCTGCCGCTCGTCACCATCGACGGCGAGACCGCGCGCGACTTCGACGACGCCGTGTACTGCGAGCCGCTCGGCCGCAGCGGCTACCGACTGGTGGTGGCGATCGCCGACGTCAGTCATTACGTGCAGCCGAGGGACGCGCTCGACACCGAAGGCTACGCACGCGGCAACTCGGTGTACTTTCCGCGCCGCGTCATCCCCATGCTGCCGGAGGCGTTGTCCAACGGCCTGTGCTCGCTCAACCCCGAGGTCGACCGCCTGGCCATGGTGTGCGACATGCGCATCACCAGCGCCGGCAGCATCAAGGAATACCGCTTCTACCCGGCGGTGATCCATTCGCATGCACGCCTCACCTACAACCAGGTGTGGGACTGGCTCTCCGGCGCCGCCAAGCCAGACAAGAAGCAGGCCGCGCTGATGCCGCACCTGGAAGCGCTCGACAAGCTGTTCCGGGTTCTGCTGAAGGCACGCGCCAAGCGCGGCGCCATCGATTTCGGCTCGACCGAGACGCAGATCATTTTCGACGACAACGGCAAGATCAAGGAGATCGTGCCGGTGGTTCGCAACGACGCCCACCGCATCATCGAGGAATGCATGCTGGCGGCCAACGTCTGCGCCTCCGATTACCTGCACGAGAACAAACAGCCCTCTCTGTTCCGCGTGCATGAAGGCCCGACGCCGGAAAAGCTCACTGCGCTGCGCGGCTTTCTCGCCGAATTCGGCCTCGACCTCGGCGGTGGCGACAAGCCGCACGCCAAGGATTACGCCGCGCTGCTGGAGAAGATCAAGGACCGTCCCGACCACGGCCTGCTGCAGACCGTGATGCTGCGCTCGCTCCGGCAGGCGATCTACAGCCCCGACAACAAGGGCCACTTCGGCCTGGCGTACGAGGCCTATACCCATTTCACCTCGCCGATCCGGCGCTATCCAGACCTGCTGGTGCACCGCGGCATCAAGGCGGTGCTCGCCGGCGAGAAGCTGCCCGCCAAGGGCCTGGCGGAAATCGGCACCCATTGCTCGATGACCGAGCGCCGTGCCGACGACGCCACCCGCGACGTCGATGCCTGGCTGAAGACCTATTTCATGCAGGACCGCATCGGCGACGAATACGACGGCACCGTCAGCGCCGTCACCAGCTTTGGCATCTTCGTCGCGATCGACGACATCTTCATCGAGGGCTTGGTCCACGTCTCCGAACTCGGCCAGGACTACTTCCACTATGACCAGGCCAAGCACATGATGCTCGGCGAACGGACAGGGAAAAAATATCGCCTTGGCGACCGCGTGCGCATCAAGGTGATGCGCGCCGACATCGAAACCAGCAAGATCGATTTCAGCCTGATCGAATGGGTCGACATGACACAGGAAGAACCCGCGGCGAAGCAGAAGTCCACCCAGGGGAAATCCGCCGGCGAGAAGGCGGCGAAGGGCAAGGCAGGCGGCAGGAAGAAATGA
- the rlmB gene encoding 23S rRNA (guanosine(2251)-2'-O)-methyltransferase RlmB: MSEKAAEKLIYGFHAVLARLRHDPAGVLEIYLDLTRRDARARDLVHQARDNGVKLAQVEADRLDRLVGKAAKHQGVVARVRPVALSHSLDDILDSVEGPPLLVLLDGVTDPHNLGAILRSADAFGAHAVIAPKDNAVGINATVEKVASGAAETVPYLMVTNLARTIEDLKEHNIWVIAADMDGEQPLSGIDCKTGIAWVLGAEGAGIRRLVKQSCDEVARIPIGGTVESLNVSVSAALCLYETVRQRSI, encoded by the coding sequence ATGAGCGAGAAGGCCGCCGAGAAACTCATCTACGGGTTCCACGCCGTGCTGGCCCGGTTGCGCCACGACCCGGCCGGCGTGCTGGAGATCTATCTCGACCTGACCCGCCGCGACGCGCGGGCGCGCGATCTCGTGCATCAGGCCAGGGACAACGGGGTCAAGCTGGCGCAGGTCGAGGCAGACCGTCTGGATCGCCTGGTCGGCAAGGCCGCCAAGCACCAGGGCGTGGTCGCGCGGGTCAGGCCAGTCGCGCTGTCGCATTCGCTCGACGACATCCTCGACAGCGTCGAAGGCCCGCCGCTGCTGGTGCTGCTCGACGGCGTCACCGACCCCCACAACCTCGGCGCGATCCTCCGATCTGCCGACGCCTTCGGCGCGCACGCCGTCATCGCGCCCAAGGACAACGCCGTCGGCATCAACGCCACCGTGGAAAAGGTCGCCTCCGGCGCCGCGGAGACCGTGCCCTATCTCATGGTCACCAACCTCGCGCGCACCATCGAGGACCTCAAGGAACACAACATCTGGGTCATCGCCGCCGACATGGACGGCGAGCAGCCGCTGTCCGGCATCGACTGCAAGACCGGGATCGCCTGGGTGCTCGGCGCCGAGGGCGCCGGCATCCGCCGGCTGGTCAAGCAGAGTTGCGACGAAGTCGCGCGCATTCCCATCGGCGGCACGGTGGAAAGCCTCAACGTGTCGGTGTCGGCTGCGCTGTGCCTGTATGAGACGGTGCGGCAGCGCAGCATCTGA
- a CDS encoding type II toxin-antitoxin system RelE/ParE family toxin, giving the protein MKALKFVGGSLDDLTDFPLEARRAAGFELWQIQRGLPPPDFKPMPAVGAGAYEIRVHVLGEWRVIYVAKFEDAVYVLHAFRKKTQKTRKEDIDLAARRYKLIGD; this is encoded by the coding sequence ATGAAAGCGCTTAAATTCGTCGGCGGCAGCCTGGACGATCTGACGGATTTTCCGCTGGAGGCTCGGCGCGCTGCGGGGTTCGAGTTGTGGCAAATTCAGCGTGGCCTGCCGCCGCCCGACTTCAAGCCCATGCCTGCCGTTGGCGCGGGCGCTTATGAAATTCGGGTGCATGTCCTGGGCGAGTGGCGCGTCATCTACGTGGCAAAGTTCGAGGATGCCGTGTACGTCCTGCACGCTTTCCGCAAGAAAACGCAGAAGACCCGCAAGGAAGATATCGACCTGGCCGCGCGTCGCTACAAGCTGATAGGAGATTGA
- a CDS encoding helix-turn-helix domain-containing protein, with the protein MKEKITRSSGNVFTDLGFPPEEAAILAMRADLMAQLRLAVEKRSWTQVEAAKVLGISQSRVSDLMRGKWDKFSLDMLVTLATRAGLHCELKLAA; encoded by the coding sequence ATGAAAGAAAAAATCACCCGCTCCAGCGGCAATGTATTCACCGACCTGGGTTTCCCACCGGAAGAGGCCGCCATCCTGGCGATGCGTGCGGACTTGATGGCGCAGTTGCGCCTGGCTGTCGAGAAGCGCAGCTGGACGCAAGTTGAAGCCGCCAAAGTGCTGGGCATCAGCCAGTCTCGCGTATCCGACTTGATGCGCGGCAAATGGGACAAGTTTAGCCTGGACATGCTGGTGACTCTCGCCACCCGTGCGGGACTGCATTGCGAGTTGAAGTTGGCGGCCTGA
- a CDS encoding PA4780 family RIO1-like protein kinase produces MKIPKRLEPLLEDGLIDGVVRQLMSGKEATVFVVHRGDEIRCAKVYKEAHKRSFRQAVDYTENRKTKNSRQARAMAKGSKYGREMQEAAWQSAEVDALYRLAAAGVRVPTPYNFHEGVLLMQLVADADGNAAPRLNDGSFTEDEALAHHRTLIGEVVRMLCAGVVHGDLSEFNILVGADGPVIIDLPQAVDAAGNNHAQAMLARDVNNLRTYFGQFAPSVLDTQYAEEIWALYEHGGLHPEAELTGRFECEMPPVDLDGVMREIDDAREEEAARLLRLQELE; encoded by the coding sequence ATGAAAATTCCCAAACGCCTCGAACCCCTGCTCGAAGATGGCCTCATCGACGGCGTCGTGCGCCAGCTCATGAGCGGCAAGGAAGCCACGGTCTTCGTCGTGCATCGCGGCGACGAGATCCGCTGCGCCAAGGTCTACAAGGAAGCCCACAAGCGCAGCTTCCGCCAAGCCGTCGACTACACCGAAAACCGCAAGACCAAGAACAGCCGCCAGGCACGCGCCATGGCCAAGGGCAGCAAATACGGCCGCGAGATGCAGGAGGCCGCGTGGCAAAGCGCCGAGGTCGACGCGCTGTATCGGCTTGCCGCCGCCGGCGTGCGCGTACCCACGCCGTACAACTTCCACGAAGGCGTCCTGCTGATGCAACTGGTGGCCGACGCCGACGGCAACGCCGCGCCCCGCCTCAACGACGGGTCGTTCACCGAAGACGAAGCCCTCGCCCACCACCGCACCCTGATCGGCGAAGTCGTGCGCATGCTATGCGCCGGCGTCGTCCACGGCGACCTGTCCGAGTTCAACATCCTCGTCGGCGCGGACGGCCCGGTGATCATCGACCTGCCGCAGGCGGTTGACGCCGCCGGCAACAACCACGCCCAGGCGATGCTGGCGCGCGACGTGAACAACCTGCGGACCTATTTCGGCCAGTTCGCACCGTCGGTATTGGACACGCAATACGCCGAGGAAATCTGGGCGCTGTATGAACATGGTGGACTGCATCCCGAAGCCGAACTCACGGGGCGGTTCGAATGCGAAATGCCGCCGGTCGATCTGGACGGGGTGATGCGGGAGATTGATGACGCGCGGGAGGAAGAGGCGGCGCGACTGTTGCGCTTGCAGGAACTAGAGTGA